A single region of the Amphiura filiformis chromosome 7, Afil_fr2py, whole genome shotgun sequence genome encodes:
- the LOC140157005 gene encoding palmitoleoyl-protein carboxylesterase notum1-like isoform X2, with product MNRSVTCNDGSPAGYYLRKSYGSKKWLVYLEGGWYCYNEPSCRARWASSSRLMSSTEWPKTKTGSGVLSADPEENRVWWKANVVYIPYCSSDVWSGTASASDTGSYAFMGALIIQEVLQELMSVGLMSAKEMVLAGSSAGGTAVLMNLDRISEFMAAAGSKARVLGLADSGWFLETPQIVSQQTDCSNAFYCNPSVAIQMGTKLWNSNVPKSCRESYSVNERWRCFFGFRIYESIKSPIFLFQWLYDEAQLTVGSGMASPPINLQHWNFMQKTGRDMRASLRNASVVFAPACYSHLVLTTSEWTQIQVRNVKLHKALRCWLKSQKALALEKDEEETSTEIPQSNGNTHTIFPPMLKPAEEMRAYDHDEDSMLMSDGSQYDLEMDGLGSSVFHDEWDDDEDDFRAQDDGTMATATLDENAQAQTQDPGQAWWWPWKRSSDSTVKAQKKNRRKKSRRSSSRRQSNSRRQTNLQGDEPDRRNSGKLKCQFRLVDHATCPHCNPTCPKLTNPFTGEDMEFLSFMRLFGLDLGAIAAQMGLDEQSLALLDPAAAMELLAAAVRGP from the exons CTACTACTTAAGAAAGTCATATGGAAGCAAAAAGTGGCTGGTATATTTAGAAG GTGGATGGTACTGCTACAATGAACCAAGCTGCAGGGCAAGATGGGCATCTAGTAGTAGACTTATGAGCTCAACAGAATGGCCCAAAACAAAAACAG GCAGTGGTGTCTTATCAGCAGATCCTGAAGAAAATAGGGTTTGGTGGAAAGCTAATGTAGT ATATATTCCATATTGTTCCAGTGATGTGTGGAGTGGTACAGCTTCTGCATCTGATACGG GTAGTTATGCATTTATGGGTGCATTAATCATTCAAGAAGTATTACAAGAGTTGATGAGTGTAGGCTTGATGTCTGCTAAAGAGATGGTTCTAGCAGGAAGCAG CGCAGGAGGAACTGCAGTACTGATGAATTTAGACAGAATATCAGAGTTCATGGCAGCGGCCGGTAGCAAAGCACGAGTACTGGGGTTGGCCGATTCAGGCTGgtttctagaaacaccacaaatTGTATCGCAACAGACCGACTGTAGCAACGCATTTTACTGCAACCCTTCTGTAGCCATACAAATGGGAACTAA ATTATGGAACAGTAATGTGCCTAAGTCTTGCAGGGAATCATACAGCGTCAATGAAAGATGGAGATGCTTTTTTGGATTCAGAATTTATGAAAGTATAAAAT CtcctatatttttatttcaatggTTATATGATGAAGCACAATTAACAGTTGGTAGCGGTATGGCAAGTCCACCAATCAATTTACAACATTGGAATTTTATGCAAAAAACTGGCAGAGATATGAGGGCGTCGTTACGGAATGCATC GGTTGTTTTTGCTCCAGCATGCTATTCACATTTGGTACTCACAACAAG TGAGTGGACACAAATACAAGTACGGAATGTCAAGTTACACAAAGCCCTCAGATGTTGGCTGAAAAGTCAAAAAGCACTAGCACTAGaaaaagatgaagaagaaacaagTACTGAAATACCTCAAAGTAATGGAAATACACATACAA TTTTTCCTCCAATGTTGAAGCCTGCTGAAGAGATGCGGGCTTATGATCATGATGAGGACTCCATGCTGATGTCTGATGGGAGTCAGTATGATCTTGAAATGGACGGTTTAGGAAGTAGTGTGTTTCATGATGAATGGGACGATGATGAGGATGATTTTCGAGCACAAGATGATGGCACAATGGCCACCGCAACCCTGGATGAAAACGCACAAGCTCAAACGCAAGATCCAGGTCAGGCATGGTGGTGGCCATGGAAACGAAGTTCTG ATTCAACAGTAAAAGCtcagaagaaaaacagaaggaaGAAATCTCGTCGCAGCAGCAGCAGACGACAATCAAATAGCAGACGACAAACAAATTTACAAGGGGATGAACCAGACAGGAGGAATTCTGGGAAACTGAAATGTCAATTCCGTTTAGTAGATCATGCCACATGTCCACACTGTAATCCTACGTGTCCAAAGCTTACAAATCCATTCACAG GTGAAGATATGGAGTTCTTATCGTTCATGAGACTCTTTGGGCTTGATCTAGGTGCCATTGCAGCACAGATGGGTCTAGATGAACAGTCATTAGCTCTCCTTGATCCAGCAGCAGCGATGGAACTATTAGCAGCAGCTGTAAGGGGACCATGA